The region CATGAGCGGGTCCGCACCGACCGCGCCGCGGTGGGTCAGGTTCTCCAGAACCTGCAGGCCGTCCGCGATGATCTTGTGCGATTTCTCGCCCTTGAGATGGGTAACGAAGCCGACACCGCAGGCATCGTGCTCGCGCGACGGATTGTAGAGCCCTTTCTCGGCGGCCGTGCTCAGTCGTTCGGCAAGGGTGGTGGTGGCGGTGTTCATGTCCGCGCCTCCGGCTTGCAAGGCTGTGCTGGTCGTCAGCTCTGAATTCGTCATATGCGCCCTCACTGTAAACCCCAGTGCCGCCGTGGCCTCAAGCGTCCGGTTCCGTTCGGGTCGCATTCCATCAAGAATGCGGCTCGGCGAACCCTGGCTTTCCTGCCTCGGCTCTGTCGTTGTATTTACTGCGCCGGTCTGTCAAAACCAACCGTCGCAATGACGCAGCGGATGCCCGCTGCCGAAACTTTCCGTCTCGCTATGCTACGAACCCTCTTCGGGACCCGCGCTGGTCAACCTGATCGCCGTTTGCAGACCGGTCGTGGTGCCAGTCTGCAATCTCGCGGTAATTGGGACAGTATCCCTGTCCTAATTCCGGCGCGACCATGACAGATTTCTCAGCCAGGGGCAAGAGTGTTTCTTCATGCCGCTATTATAGTTGTTTCGCGGGGAAAGTGCCAATCGTCCGGAAAGGTCGAAATCAGCCGGTTTTGAGAAACAATCTTGCGTCCGTTAAAATTTTCTCGTGCAGCACTCGCAAAAGGGTAACGTCCGTTTGATTTCCTATTTATCGTCAGGACGCTCATGTAATTTCGTGTGCCTCGCTTCTTTGGAAAGGCGATGGCTCAGGGGTGAATTCGAGGAACGACCAAAGGAGTTCGAGATGAAACATATGGCTATGTCCGCAGCGATCGTCGCCGGCGCAGTAGCAACGGCAGTTGCCGGTTTGCAGACGACACCGGCTCAAGCGGAGGCGAAGGAAAAGTGCTACGGCGTTTCCCTGAAAGGCCAGAACGACTGCAAGGCCGGTCCGGGCACCACCTGCGCCGGGACATCCACCATCGACTATCAGGGCAATGCCTGGACCCTGGTTCCCAAGGGCACCTGCGAGACCATGGAACTGCCGGGTGACCGTCATGGCTCCCTGACAGAGCTCAAGCGTGATCTGCCGGAAACTTAAAATCCGGTCAGCTTGTAGCCGCGGCGGCGGCGCTTCCGCCGGTCAGGCGGTCGGAACGCCGCCCGCCCGGGGCCGGACCAAAGGATTGAATGCAGCACGTTCGATTTGATGCCGGATCCCGACTGATCCTTGCCATCCGGAGCATGCCATGCCTCCCCAGACCATTGCCCAGACACATCCGCGCATTGGCGCCGACATCCCCGCACGCGCCGGCACCGGGCTGAAGCCGGAGCATGCTGCCGAAATTCTGGAAACGCGTGCGAATGTCGGCTTCTTCGAGGTCCATGCGGAAAACTACATGGGGGCAGGCGGTCCGCCGCACCGGCAACTGGAAGCCATCCGGCGGGACTATCCGCTCTCCCTCCACGGCGTCGGTCTTTCCATCGGCGGCGAAGGGCCGCTGGACAAGGACCACCTTGCCCGGCTTGCCGGACTGAACAAGCGCTATGAACCGGGCCTCTTTTCCGAGCACCTGGCCTGGTCGACCCATGATACCGCCTATTACAACGATCTTCTGCCGGTGCCCTACGACGAGGCGACGCTTCAGCGGGTGTGCGATCATATCGACGAAGTGCAGGAGACCGTCGGCCGCAGGATGCTCCTGGAAAACCCCTCCACCTATGTCGCGTTCGAGCAAAGCACGATGGGCGAGCTGGATTTCCTGAAAGAGGTCACGCGCCGGACCGGTTGCGGACTGCTGCTCGACATCAACAACGTCTTTGTCTCCTGCACCAATCATCAGCGCTCCGCGGACGGCTATCTTGCGGAGTTTCCCATGGCGGCGGTCGGCGAACTGCATCTGGGCGGTCACGCTCCGGACACGGACGATGACGGCCGGCCGCTGCTGATCGATGCCCACGACCGGGAAGTGGATCAGGCGGTCTGGGCGCTTTATGAGCGCGTCATCGACACCCACGGGGCGCTGCCGACGCTGATCGAGTGGGACAATGACGTCCCGGCCTGGCCGGTCCTGATGGCTGAAGCCGAGGCCGCGGACCGGATCCTGTCCCGGCGGGACGTGAAACCGGCCGTGAGGCGTGCGGTCTGAGATGAGCGCGCGAAACCCCTCTGCGCGGGTCGGCTCGCTGGAGTTCAGCCGGGCACTGCTCGATCCTCAAGCCGCGGCGCCGGCCGGGCTGATCGGGCCCGACGGCAAAGCGGCGCCCAAGCGCTTCAACGTCTACCGCAACAATGTCATCGTCAGCCTGTGCGAAGCGCTGGGGCAGACGTTTCCGGCGATAAGGACTCTCCTCGGCGAAGACTATTTCGATGCGCTCGCCCGGGCCTTCGCGGCAAAGCATCCGCCCGCCTCTCCGGTCCTTATCTGGTATGGCTGTGAGTTTGCCGCTTTCGTCGAATGCTTTCCGCCGCTTGCGGCCTATCCCTATCTTGCCGACGTGGCGCGGGTGGAATGGGCCTGGCTGCAGGCCTATCACGCTGAGGACGCCGCCCCGCTGAACCCGGCCGCGCTCGGCGCAGTCGCTCCGGACGTTGTCGCCGGGATCCGCTTCAATCGACATCCGGCCGCGGCCGTCATCGCCTCGAAATGGCCGGTGCTGGATCTCGTGCGGGCCAACAGGTTCGACGGCGGGCAGGGCGGTAGCATCGATCTCGGCACCCCGCAGGCGGTTCTGGTCACCCGCCCGGATCTTGACGTTGAGCTGCGCCTGTTGCGGCCGGGCGGGGGTGAATTCCTGAACACCCTGTTCGAAGGAAGTTCACTGGGCGAGGCCGCGGCTTTCGCACAGGAAAGTGCCGGGGAATTTTCGCTGGCCGATTGTTTATCTGATAGCCTTTCGAGCGGTGCTTTCACCGCCATTCAATAATAAGGGGGACTTGATGGGCGCGCTGATTGGTTTTTTCACGAGATTGTACACGCTGGTATTCGGTGGGCTTGAACGCCTGACCAACGGCTGGTTCCTGGGGCTTGCAGCCCGCTTTATTTTCGCGGCCGTCCTGCTGCAGTTCTTCTGGAATTCCGCGCTGACGAAGATCGGCGGAAACATCATGAACATCTTCACGCCGACCGCCGGTGCCTATGCGCAGATGCTGCCGAAGATGATGGAACAGGTCAGCTACGATACCAGTCAGATCGCGTTCTTTCCTTATGGCCTGATGGTCCTGCTCGGCACCTGGGGCGAATTCATTCTGCCGGCCATGGTTGTGATCGGTCTTTTCACGCGCTTTGCAAGCCTGGGCATGATCGTCTTCATCATGGTGATGACCTATGTCGACATCTACGGGCACGGAGCCGACGCCAAGACCATCGGGGCGCTCTTCGACGGCGAGCCCTATGCGATCATCGCCGATGACCGTCTGCTGTGGATCTTCCTGCTTCTGGTGCCGACGCTGAAGGGGCCGGGGGTTTTCTCCCTCGACTGGCTGCTGGGACGCTACTACCGCAGGCGCGAAATGTATTACTAGGATCGATCTTCGGACCGGCCTGCCGCCGGTCCGAAGATCGCCCCGGGCAGAAATCCGGTTGCGGGCCGGCCGGGCTGGTGCTTAAACCGGGGCATGAATTTCGCAAGCGACAATTGGGCGGGTGCGGCTCCGGCGGTGATGTCGGCGCTGGCCCGCCATAATTCCGGGTTTTCGCCGGCCTATGGCGCGGACCCGCTGACCGACCGGATCTCCGAACGGTTCAACGATATCTTCGAACGGGAGGTCGCGGTCTATTTCGTGGCGACCGGCTCGGCGGCCAATTCCCTGGCTCTGTCGGCCTATGCAAGGCCCGGTGGCGTGATCTTCTGCCAGAACGATGCTCATATCCGCGTCGACGAATGCAACTGCCCGGAGTTCATGACCGGCGGCGGCAAGCTGGTCGGCATTGCGGGGCCGGACGGGAAGCTGACGCCGGACGGACTGCGTGAGGCGCTCCAGGCGTTTCCCGATGGCGTGGTGCATCACGGCCAGGCCGCGTCCGTGTCGATCAGCCAGGCAACGGAAAGCGGCACGGTCTATACGCTGGATGAAATCGCGGCGATCAGGGAGGCAGCGCAAGCGCGGTCGCTCCCGCTCCACATGGATGGTGCCCGCTTCGCCAATGCGCTCGTCACGCTCGGCTGTTCGCCCGCCGACATGACCTGGAAGGCCGGGGTGGACGTCCTCTCCTTCGGTGCCACCAAGAACGGCTGCTGGTGTGCGGAAGCCGTGGTCTTCTTCGATCCGGAAGCGGCAAGGGGCTTTGAATACCTGCGCAAGCGCGCCGGGCACCTGTTTTCAAAGAGCCGCTTTGTCGCGGCGCAGTTCGACGGTTATTTCGAAGAGGACGGCTGGCTGGCAACCGCGGCCCACGCCAACGAGATGGCGTCAACGATTGCCGAAGGCATCCGGGCCGCGGGCGGCCGGACCGCCTGGCCTGTGGAGGCCAACGAGGTGTTCCCGATCTTGAAGCGCAGCCGCTTCCAGGCACTGGAGGCGGCCGGTGCCAGGCTCTATGAATGGCCCGCCACGGATCTGGCCGCGACCATTGCGCCGTCCGAAGACGAAGTCTGCCTGCGCATGGTCACGAGCTTTGCGACCACAGAGGCCGAAGTGGAGGCGTTCCTGAGCACTCTTGCGGGTGCTGCCTGACGAAAAAGGGCGCCTGAAATCAGGCGCCCCGCTGTAGCAGTTTCAGGCTGTGAAGGCCCGTGAGTGAGCCTTAATTGACGGCCGATTCGATCTGCTTGGTTTCACCAGTCGTGATATCGATCTTGCGCGGCTTCATGGCTTCGGGAAGCTCGCGGACGAGATCGACATGCAGCAGGCCGTTTTCCAGGCTGGCACCTTCCACGCGCACGTGTTCGGCAAGCTGGAAGCGGCGCTCGAAGGTGCGCGATGCGATGCCGCGATACAGGATTTCGCGGTCGTCATTTTCATCGGCCTTCTCACCCTTGATGGCGAGAACGTGTTCTTTAGCCTCCACTGAAAGTTCAGCTTCGGTGAAGCCGGCTACCGCCATGGTGATGCGGTAGGCGTTTTCGCCGGTCCGTTCAATGTTGTAGGGCGGATAGGCGGGAACTTCGCTGCTGGCGTTGTCCAGCAACGAGAAAAGACGGTCGAACCCGACGGTGGACCGGTAAAGCGGAGAAAAGTCGAAGTGACGCATGTGTCTGTCCTCTCTTGAGCAACGGATACTTCACTGATTTTGCGTTCCTCAGGTCCCCCGTTTGGCGGGACCGGAATGCTGTGCAGACCCGTGGTTGGCGCCTGCAAACCAAAGGTGGGAATTTGAATTTTTCTTTTCAAGAGGGCGGAGACCGGCCTGCTGCGGCCCGGGGCCGCGAAGATGAACGGCAGATGAATAAGAGCTTCCGGTCCCGTTCAAGGACCCTGGTGCATCTTCCCGTCAACGTCAGCGCGGTGCTGACCGCAATGACAGGAGAACGAAGATGTTCGCTCGCTTTTCAAAACTTTCCCGCCCGATTGCCGGCGCTGTCCTGATGGTCACAGCCGGCATCATGCAACCGGCCGCCGCTGCCCCACTGGCCGGCATGTTTCACGCTCAAGTCCCGCAGTCGGAAATGACCGTTCAGGTCGATCACCGGCGGGACCGTGACCACAGGCCGGGCTACGGCAGGCACGGAGGCCGCTGGGGTCGTCATCATGCGCTCGGGCCGCGCGAGATCAGCCGCAGCCTGCGTCACCGCGGGTTTCACGCGATCCGCATCGTCGACCGCCGTGGCCCTATGTATATCGTGATGGCGCGGGGATGGGACAGGAGGCCGGTGCGGCTGGTGGTCGATTCCCGCACGGCCCATATCGTTCGCGTCCACCCGATAGGCCGGCGTGGCGGCAGCCACTTCGAGTGGCAATTCCGCTTCTAGGGCGTTCAGACTGACTCCGGCGCCCCGAGGTAACCGGATCTTTCCAGGCCGGTTCCATGATGGACCGGCCTGAAGTCTGTTGTGGGCCTGCCGGAAGCCCGCTATCACAGGGTGTCGCCTCATGATGCGGGGCGATACAGCTGTTTAATCGGAATGCCATGAAGCTGATCGATCATCCCGACAATCCGGTGCCGGAAGGCGCAAGGGCCGGTTTCGTCGAAACGCCCGACGGCGTCAGAATCCGCTACGCCCACTGGCCGGCCTCCGGCCGGGAGCGCCGCGGCACGGTGACGCTTGTGCAGGGGCGGGCGGAATTCATCGAGAAATATTTCGAGGTGATCGAGGACCTGCGCCGGCGAGGATTCGCCGTGGTTACCTTCGACTGGCGCGGTCAGGGCGGCTCCCAGCGGCTGACCCGCAATCCGAAGCGCGGACATATTTCGAACTTCCGCAAGTATCGGCTGGATCTCAGGACGGTTCTGAAAGAGATTTCCCTTGCAAACTATCCGGGGCCGCATTTTGCCCTGGCCCACTCGACCGGCGCTCTGGTGCTCCTATCCGACAGCCAAAGGCTCAGGACGATGCTGGACCGGGCGGTGATCACCTCGCCGCTGCTCGGCCTGCCTTCGGGCGCATGGGCGCCGAACCTTGTCGCTTCCGCCCGCAGGTTCCTGCGGAAAGCCACTTTCGGCCTGCTCGGGCAGCCGCCGCTGAAAGCCGGCGCGCGCAGGACCTCAGCGCTTCTCGAAAACATCGGCTTTCCCGCCGCCCGCATCTTTTCGCTGCTCGGCATGGGCCGGCTTTTCATTCCCGGCGGAAACGCAGAGATCTTCATTCCCTTTGAAACGAACCGCCAGACCTCCGACAGGATCCGTTTCGACCGGTTCAACAAGGTGCTGAAACAGGCGCCCGAACTGGGTGTCGGCGCGCCGACGATCGGCTGGCTGAACGCGGCTGCAAGGACGATGCTGGCGCTGCGGCGGCGAGATGCCGGCCCCAACATGAAGCTTCCCTGCCTCGTGCTGGCAGCAGGCAATGACCGCATCGTCTCAACGCCGGAGACCGAGGATTTCGTCTCGCGCACCAAAGCCGCCGCTTATGTGGAGATCCCCGGCGCGGCCCATGAACTGATGATGGAACGGGACATCTTCCGCGATCAGTTCTGGGCGGCGTTTGATGCGTTTGTTCCGGGCGCGGAAGCGGAACAGGAGCTGGAGCGCGCCCGGATCTGACGGTGGGAAAGCCTGACGGACTGCGATCGGACGGCGTCTGGGGTCAGGCCTGCCTGGCGAGCTCCCTGAGCAGGGTCTCGTGAAGGCGCGGGTCTCCGGAAGCAAGGATCTGCCCGCCGTCGCAGGGCGAGCCGCCGGTCCAGGTGGTTACCACCCCGCCGGCACCCTCGATGATCGGCACAAGGGCAACGATGTCGTAGGCTTGCAGGCCGCTTTCGATGACGGCGTCGCCATGGCCCGCAGCGACCATGCAATAGGCATAGCAGTCCGTGCCGTAGCGGGAGAGCCGGACCGAGGCTTCCACGCGGTCGAAGGCGCCGCGTTCCCCGTCGGTGAACAGGGCCGGCGTCGTGGTGAAGATCGTCGCCTCCCGAAGTCCGGCGCAAGGGCGGGTCTGAAGCGGTCTCGTTCCCAGCGGGCCGTGATACCAGGCCGCCTGGCAATCCCCGGCGAAACGCTCCCCGATATAAGGCTGAACCATCATGCCGAGGCTCGCGGTGCCCCTGGTGCGCAGTCCGATCAGGGTTCCCCAGGTCGGCAGGCCGGTGATGAAGGCCCGGGTTCCGTCAATCGGGTCAAGCACCCAGACATGCTCGGCGTCCAGATTTTCCGGGCCGTGCTCCTCACCCAGAATCCCGTGCTCGGGATAGGTTTCGTTGATGAGCGCCCGCATGGCCGTTTCGCCGTTCCTGTCAGCGACGGTGACCGGATCGAAGCCGGTTTCCCACTTGTTGTCGATGGCAAATCCCTGCCGGAAATGGGGCATGATCGCCTTGCTGGCGGCATCGGCAAGCCTGTCCAGGAACGGCGCAAACTCACTTGAACTGGCAACAGGCAGTTTTGTCATCGATCTTCCACCTTGCGGATTGCGGCATTTGCGAATTTGCCGCCTGTATAACCCGTTCTGCAAAAAAATGAATCCGCAAATCCGGTTGATTTGCTCATTGTTTGATCAGAAATGTGATCATCGCGGGCTTGACGTTTGTGCAGTGCGATGCGATTTTATTGCAGTGCGGTACATTCTATCGCACCGCCCTCCTTGGGCGTTTCCTCCCTAGACTTGGGCCGCCTCGTCAGAGTGCGGCCTCTTTTTTTATGCTGCTTTTATTCTGCGGCGATTGGATCGGCGTGCAATGCCGCATCGGGCATCGACGTGAGTTCGCGGGCGAATGCGCGCAGGTCATGGAACAGAGTGCCGAACCCGGCGGAGGGCTGGTGAGTTGCCTCGTCCATGTAGAGACCGCGGTTGATCTCGATTTGCAGGGCATGCAGGCCGCTTGCCGGCCGGCCGTAATGCTCGGTGATGAAGCCGCCCGCATAGGGTTTGTTGCGTGAGACGCTGTAACCCATGTTCTTGAGGACGGAGCAGGCGAATTCCGTCAGGTCGCTGCCGCAGCTCGTGCCGTACCGGTCGCCCAGGATGAAGTCCGGCCGTGTGTCGGTCGTCTGGCATTTCACGCTGGACGGCATTGAGTGGCAATCGATCAGAACCGCATAGCCGAAGGTGACGTGGGTCTGGGCCAGCAGCCGCCGCAAGGTCGAATGGTAGGGCTTGTAGATTTCCTCGACCCGGTGCAGCGCTTCGTCGACAGGCAGCTTGTGGCGGTAGATCTCGTAGTTTTCGCTGACGATCCGCGCGACCGTGCCGAGGCCGCCCGCCACCCTGATGGACCGGACGTTGGCATAGGTGGGCAGCCGGCCCTCGAACATCTTGGGGTCGAGCTCATAAGGCTCCCGGTTCACATCCAGATAGGCTCTTGGAAAATGCGCCCGCAGAAGCGGCGCGCCCAGGGGAACGACATGGGAGAACAGATCATCCACATAAGCGTCTTCGGAGCGGCGGATGGTGATTTCGTTCAGGCGGGAGGAGGCCAGGAAGCTTCTGGAATACTGGCGGCCCGAATGCGGGGAATTGAAGATGTACGGAATGCGCTGATCTGCAGGACAAAGAACTTCAAACGCCGGAAAGCCGTTAAAATCGGCTTCGAAGGGTGCGCGTGAAGAGGGCTGCCTGTCGTCCGTCAAATGGGGTGTCCCTTTTTTGTTGGCCTCTATCGTG is a window of Roseibium salinum DNA encoding:
- a CDS encoding DUF2282 domain-containing protein, producing the protein MKHMAMSAAIVAGAVATAVAGLQTTPAQAEAKEKCYGVSLKGQNDCKAGPGTTCAGTSTIDYQGNAWTLVPKGTCETMELPGDRHGSLTELKRDLPET
- a CDS encoding DUF692 domain-containing protein, with translation MPPQTIAQTHPRIGADIPARAGTGLKPEHAAEILETRANVGFFEVHAENYMGAGGPPHRQLEAIRRDYPLSLHGVGLSIGGEGPLDKDHLARLAGLNKRYEPGLFSEHLAWSTHDTAYYNDLLPVPYDEATLQRVCDHIDEVQETVGRRMLLENPSTYVAFEQSTMGELDFLKEVTRRTGCGLLLDINNVFVSCTNHQRSADGYLAEFPMAAVGELHLGGHAPDTDDDGRPLLIDAHDREVDQAVWALYERVIDTHGALPTLIEWDNDVPAWPVLMAEAEAADRILSRRDVKPAVRRAV
- a CDS encoding DNA-binding domain-containing protein, with the protein product MSARNPSARVGSLEFSRALLDPQAAAPAGLIGPDGKAAPKRFNVYRNNVIVSLCEALGQTFPAIRTLLGEDYFDALARAFAAKHPPASPVLIWYGCEFAAFVECFPPLAAYPYLADVARVEWAWLQAYHAEDAAPLNPAALGAVAPDVVAGIRFNRHPAAAVIASKWPVLDLVRANRFDGGQGGSIDLGTPQAVLVTRPDLDVELRLLRPGGGEFLNTLFEGSSLGEAAAFAQESAGEFSLADCLSDSLSSGAFTAIQ
- a CDS encoding DoxX family protein; this encodes MGALIGFFTRLYTLVFGGLERLTNGWFLGLAARFIFAAVLLQFFWNSALTKIGGNIMNIFTPTAGAYAQMLPKMMEQVSYDTSQIAFFPYGLMVLLGTWGEFILPAMVVIGLFTRFASLGMIVFIMVMTYVDIYGHGADAKTIGALFDGEPYAIIADDRLLWIFLLLVPTLKGPGVFSLDWLLGRYYRRREMYY
- a CDS encoding threonine aldolase family protein → MNFASDNWAGAAPAVMSALARHNSGFSPAYGADPLTDRISERFNDIFEREVAVYFVATGSAANSLALSAYARPGGVIFCQNDAHIRVDECNCPEFMTGGGKLVGIAGPDGKLTPDGLREALQAFPDGVVHHGQAASVSISQATESGTVYTLDEIAAIREAAQARSLPLHMDGARFANALVTLGCSPADMTWKAGVDVLSFGATKNGCWCAEAVVFFDPEAARGFEYLRKRAGHLFSKSRFVAAQFDGYFEEDGWLATAAHANEMASTIAEGIRAAGGRTAWPVEANEVFPILKRSRFQALEAAGARLYEWPATDLAATIAPSEDEVCLRMVTSFATTEAEVEAFLSTLAGAA
- a CDS encoding Hsp20 family protein gives rise to the protein MRHFDFSPLYRSTVGFDRLFSLLDNASSEVPAYPPYNIERTGENAYRITMAVAGFTEAELSVEAKEHVLAIKGEKADENDDREILYRGIASRTFERRFQLAEHVRVEGASLENGLLHVDLVRELPEAMKPRKIDITTGETKQIESAVN
- a CDS encoding alpha/beta fold hydrolase, with the translated sequence MKLIDHPDNPVPEGARAGFVETPDGVRIRYAHWPASGRERRGTVTLVQGRAEFIEKYFEVIEDLRRRGFAVVTFDWRGQGGSQRLTRNPKRGHISNFRKYRLDLRTVLKEISLANYPGPHFALAHSTGALVLLSDSQRLRTMLDRAVITSPLLGLPSGAWAPNLVASARRFLRKATFGLLGQPPLKAGARRTSALLENIGFPAARIFSLLGMGRLFIPGGNAEIFIPFETNRQTSDRIRFDRFNKVLKQAPELGVGAPTIGWLNAAARTMLALRRRDAGPNMKLPCLVLAAGNDRIVSTPETEDFVSRTKAAAYVEIPGAAHELMMERDIFRDQFWAAFDAFVPGAEAEQELERARI
- the hisN gene encoding histidinol-phosphatase, whose translation is MTKLPVASSSEFAPFLDRLADAASKAIMPHFRQGFAIDNKWETGFDPVTVADRNGETAMRALINETYPEHGILGEEHGPENLDAEHVWVLDPIDGTRAFITGLPTWGTLIGLRTRGTASLGMMVQPYIGERFAGDCQAAWYHGPLGTRPLQTRPCAGLREATIFTTTPALFTDGERGAFDRVEASVRLSRYGTDCYAYCMVAAGHGDAVIESGLQAYDIVALVPIIEGAGGVVTTWTGGSPCDGGQILASGDPRLHETLLRELARQA
- a CDS encoding N-formylglutamate amidohydrolase, giving the protein MPYIFNSPHSGRQYSRSFLASSRLNEITIRRSEDAYVDDLFSHVVPLGAPLLRAHFPRAYLDVNREPYELDPKMFEGRLPTYANVRSIRVAGGLGTVARIVSENYEIYRHKLPVDEALHRVEEIYKPYHSTLRRLLAQTHVTFGYAVLIDCHSMPSSVKCQTTDTRPDFILGDRYGTSCGSDLTEFACSVLKNMGYSVSRNKPYAGGFITEHYGRPASGLHALQIEINRGLYMDEATHQPSAGFGTLFHDLRAFARELTSMPDAALHADPIAAE